A genomic stretch from Gemmatimonadaceae bacterium includes:
- the uppP gene encoding undecaprenyl-diphosphatase UppP, protein MTIFQALILGLLQGLTEFLPVSSSAHLALAPFFFGWKDPGLAFDVALHFGTLIAVLWYFRREWAQLIGATMGILRTRRIETVEQKRVAFLILATFPGAIGGLLLEKKAETVFRAPALTASALIVMGIILWAADRFSAQGRPLERMRWLDALLIGLAQVIALIPGVSRSGSTISAGRVLSFDRQSAAIFSFLMSMPIIAAAVILKAPDVLAEGGIGLQVVVGVLAAAISSWLAIAVLLRYVSKHSYGVFALYRVVLGLVVLAILYVRG, encoded by the coding sequence GTGACGATTTTTCAGGCGCTGATTCTCGGTCTGCTTCAGGGACTCACCGAGTTCCTTCCCGTCAGCAGCTCGGCGCACCTCGCGCTTGCTCCGTTTTTTTTCGGCTGGAAAGATCCCGGGCTGGCATTCGACGTGGCGCTCCACTTCGGGACTCTTATCGCGGTGCTGTGGTACTTCCGGCGCGAGTGGGCTCAGCTCATTGGGGCGACGATGGGCATCCTGCGCACACGCCGGATCGAGACGGTGGAACAGAAGCGCGTCGCCTTTCTGATTCTCGCGACCTTCCCCGGCGCCATCGGCGGACTGCTGCTGGAGAAGAAAGCGGAGACAGTCTTCAGGGCTCCCGCGTTGACCGCGTCCGCGCTCATCGTCATGGGCATCATTCTCTGGGCGGCGGACAGGTTCAGCGCGCAGGGGCGGCCTCTCGAGAGAATGCGATGGCTGGATGCCCTGCTCATCGGTCTCGCGCAGGTCATCGCGCTGATTCCGGGAGTGTCGCGCTCCGGATCCACGATCTCGGCGGGTCGGGTGCTGAGCTTCGACAGGCAGTCGGCGGCCATTTTCAGCTTCCTGATGAGCATGCCGATCATCGCCGCGGCAGTGATCCTCAAGGCTCCCGACGTCCTCGCTGAGGGCGGGATCGGACTTCAGGTAGTCGTAGGTGTGCTCGCCGCTGCCATCAGCAGCTGGCTCGCCATCGCCGTGCTGCTGCGCTATGTGAGCAAGCACAGCTACGGCGTATTCGCGCTGTACCGGGTCGTTCTCGGTCTGGTTGTGCTGGCGATCCTCTACGTGCGTGGCTGA
- a CDS encoding type III pantothenate kinase: MILAFDVGNTETTAALFDGDAILAHWRVTTSLPRTPDEFSLLLRSLLHAEGMQPEVVTGTAICSVVPPVTQTLAQACEDCFGSQPAFVDARASLPIRLEVDEPLTVGADRVANTLAASRLWHRDAIVVDLGTATTYDCITADGAFIGGIIQPGVRTSAETLFRRTSQLAATELIPPQHVIGTRTDECIRSGVLYGAADSIDGLVGRIKGEWSAASPIVIATGGLAETLRPWCRSFDDVDPFLTLKGVRIGYKLLRG; encoded by the coding sequence ATGATCCTCGCCTTCGACGTCGGTAACACAGAGACAACAGCGGCACTCTTTGACGGAGACGCCATCCTCGCCCACTGGCGGGTGACGACGAGTCTCCCGCGCACTCCGGACGAGTTCTCTCTGCTGTTGCGTTCCCTGCTTCACGCGGAGGGAATGCAGCCGGAGGTCGTGACGGGAACCGCGATCTGCTCCGTAGTCCCACCCGTCACTCAGACTCTCGCTCAAGCGTGCGAGGATTGTTTCGGCTCTCAACCAGCGTTCGTGGACGCACGTGCCTCGCTTCCCATACGTCTCGAGGTGGATGAGCCATTGACCGTCGGCGCGGACCGCGTCGCCAACACGCTCGCCGCCAGCCGGCTGTGGCACCGGGACGCGATAGTCGTGGACCTGGGAACGGCGACGACGTACGACTGCATCACCGCGGACGGCGCGTTCATCGGCGGTATCATCCAGCCCGGCGTGAGAACGTCGGCCGAAACGCTGTTTCGCAGGACGTCGCAGCTCGCCGCCACCGAGCTCATCCCGCCGCAACACGTGATCGGAACGCGGACCGACGAATGCATCCGATCCGGCGTGCTGTACGGGGCGGCCGATTCGATAGACGGTCTGGTCGGCCGGATCAAAGGCGAATGGTCCGCCGCCTCTCCCATCGTGATCGCTACGGGCGGTCTTGCCGAGACACTTCGGCCATGGTGCCGGTCCTTCGACGACGTGGACCCGTTCCTTACCCTCAAGGGAGTCCGGATAGGTTACAAGCTTCTCCGGGGCTGA
- a CDS encoding biotin--[acetyl-CoA-carboxylase] ligase, which translates to MADDFRFDGLTADELAELLGLPGVELLEKTTSTLDVAHRLGAAGATAGTLVIAEHQTAGRGRSGGRWTSPAAHGLWLTLLERPADPSGMDVLALRVGLRAARALDRFAAEPVRVKWPNDLYVEDRKLGGILIEARWRESRLEWAAIGIGVNVSTPADVTLAAALDPGTRRVEVLADLVPALRAAAAAPGHLAHIEMAEWDARDMARGHRCVEPARGIVEGISPAGELLVALADSIARFRSGSLVLEQPS; encoded by the coding sequence GTGGCTGACGATTTCAGATTCGACGGACTGACCGCTGATGAGCTGGCGGAGCTCCTCGGCCTGCCGGGGGTCGAGCTGCTGGAGAAGACGACGTCGACACTGGATGTCGCACACCGGCTCGGCGCAGCGGGAGCGACAGCCGGCACTCTGGTGATCGCTGAACATCAGACCGCGGGAAGAGGAAGAAGCGGCGGCCGCTGGACTTCTCCCGCCGCTCACGGACTCTGGCTGACCCTTCTTGAAAGACCAGCCGATCCCTCGGGCATGGATGTTCTCGCCTTGCGCGTCGGACTGCGCGCCGCGCGCGCTCTCGATCGATTCGCAGCGGAGCCGGTGCGCGTGAAGTGGCCGAACGATCTTTACGTCGAAGACCGCAAACTGGGAGGCATTCTGATCGAGGCGCGCTGGCGCGAGAGCCGGCTCGAGTGGGCAGCGATCGGAATCGGAGTGAATGTCTCCACTCCCGCCGACGTGACCCTCGCCGCCGCGCTCGATCCGGGCACCCGGCGCGTCGAAGTGCTCGCCGACCTGGTCCCCGCACTTCGCGCGGCGGCTGCCGCTCCCGGCCATCTCGCACACATCGAGATGGCGGAATGGGACGCACGCGACATGGCGCGCGGACACCGTTGCGTCGAGCCGGCGCGTGGAATCGTCGAAGGTATCAGTCCCGCCGGTGAGCTTCTCGTTGCGCTCGCCGACTCCATCGCCAGATTCCGGTCGGGCTCACTCGTCCTCGAACAGCCATCATGA
- a CDS encoding co-chaperone GroES produces the protein MATKTSTSVSPLADRVVVRATEETEQMRGGLFIPDTAKEKPMQGEVLAVGPGRFEKDKRVPMELKVGDKVLYGKYSGTEVTIDNEPLLILREADVLAVVS, from the coding sequence ATGGCTACGAAGACCAGCACCAGTGTTTCACCCCTCGCGGACCGCGTCGTCGTCCGCGCAACAGAAGAGACCGAGCAGATGCGCGGTGGACTCTTCATTCCCGACACCGCCAAGGAAAAGCCGATGCAGGGCGAAGTCCTTGCCGTCGGCCCCGGTCGGTTCGAGAAGGACAAGCGCGTTCCCATGGAGCTCAAGGTCGGCGACAAGGTCCTGTACGGAAAGTACAGCGGGACCGAGGTCACGATCGACAATGAGCCGCTCCTGATCCTCCGCGAAGCCGACGTGCTCGCGGTCGTCAGCTAA
- the bshA gene encoding N-acetyl-alpha-D-glucosaminyl L-malate synthase BshA, whose product MAGDRSTLVEGVFLKIGITCYPTYGGSGAVATELGIALAARGHEIHFITYRQPFRLPAFLPNVFFHEVDVGRYPLFEYPPYDLALAVRMEEVVRTHGLDLLHCHYAIPHATSAWIAREMLREQKRDVKVVTTLHGTDITIVGQDPSFNLITKFSIEKSDRLTAVSEFLRKETYDAFGCTACDVAVINNFIDPSIYNRDKYQSVLRKQLGAARPILMHISNFRAVKRVRDVVGIFARVHAELPSWLVMVGDGPDRPEAEDEARALGIDDSVHFLGKIDDVAPLLASADLFLLPSSSESFGLSALEALASGVPVVGTNAGGLPEVVRNGETGVLCGVGDVDGMAREALAILLDPARWRAMSELGIADARERFSLDQIVSQYEHLYTTSLAM is encoded by the coding sequence TTGGCAGGCGACCGTTCAACGCTGGTGGAAGGAGTCTTCTTGAAGATCGGGATCACCTGTTATCCGACGTACGGAGGCTCCGGCGCCGTCGCGACCGAGCTCGGCATTGCCCTCGCGGCGCGCGGTCACGAGATCCATTTCATCACGTACCGGCAGCCGTTCCGTCTCCCGGCGTTTCTGCCGAATGTCTTCTTCCATGAGGTGGACGTCGGCCGCTACCCGCTGTTCGAGTACCCCCCGTACGACCTCGCTCTCGCGGTGCGAATGGAGGAGGTGGTGCGGACCCACGGGCTCGATCTGCTTCACTGCCACTACGCCATTCCGCACGCGACGAGCGCGTGGATCGCGCGCGAGATGCTGCGCGAACAGAAGCGCGACGTGAAAGTGGTCACGACGCTTCACGGAACCGACATCACGATCGTCGGCCAGGACCCGTCTTTCAACCTGATCACGAAGTTCTCGATCGAGAAGTCCGACCGCCTGACTGCGGTTTCGGAATTTCTGAGGAAAGAGACCTACGACGCGTTCGGCTGCACGGCGTGCGACGTTGCAGTGATCAACAACTTCATCGATCCATCCATCTACAACCGCGACAAGTATCAATCCGTGCTCAGGAAGCAGCTGGGCGCGGCGCGGCCGATTCTGATGCACATCTCCAACTTCCGGGCGGTTAAGCGCGTCCGCGACGTGGTCGGGATCTTCGCGCGAGTGCACGCCGAGCTTCCGTCGTGGCTGGTGATGGTGGGTGACGGGCCCGATCGCCCGGAGGCGGAGGACGAAGCCCGCGCGCTCGGGATAGACGACTCCGTCCATTTTCTCGGCAAGATAGACGACGTCGCGCCGCTTCTGGCATCGGCGGATCTCTTTCTCCTCCCGAGCTCCAGCGAATCGTTCGGATTAAGCGCGCTCGAGGCGCTGGCGTCGGGCGTACCGGTTGTGGGAACGAACGCCGGCGGTCTGCCTGAGGTCGTAAGGAACGGCGAAACCGGCGTGCTGTGCGGTGTTGGCGACGTGGATGGCATGGCCCGCGAGGCCCTGGCGATTCTTCTGGATCCCGCTCGATGGAGAGCCATGAGCGAGCTTGGTATTGCGGATGCGCGGGAGCGCTTCTCGCTCGATCAGATCGTGAGCCAGTACGAGCACCTCTATACCACCTCTCTCGCAATGTGA